One region of bacterium genomic DNA includes:
- a CDS encoding ABC transporter permease has protein sequence MDLLIYMQRHLHEILTLTLQHLWLAFLAVAISTVIGVACGILLSRVRLLAGPVIGIAGVFYTIPSLALFGFLIPMMGIGVRPALLALILYAQLVLIRNTYVGILEVDPASLEAGRGMGMRGWQLLLLIELPLALPVVMAGIRTTAVMSIGIAAIASYIGAGGLGTLIFQGISRVDSVLILAGAIPVSLLAIATDAALAAVERGLRPWADVRRATS, from the coding sequence GTGGACCTGCTGATCTACATGCAGCGGCACCTGCATGAGATTCTCACGCTGACCCTTCAGCATCTCTGGCTGGCGTTTCTCGCCGTCGCGATCTCGACCGTCATTGGCGTCGCCTGCGGCATCCTGCTCAGCCGGGTCAGGCTGCTCGCGGGACCGGTGATTGGGATCGCGGGGGTCTTCTACACGATTCCCAGTCTCGCGCTCTTCGGGTTCCTCATCCCGATGATGGGCATCGGCGTTCGCCCGGCCCTGCTGGCGCTGATCCTGTACGCGCAGTTGGTGCTCATCCGCAATACCTACGTGGGGATCCTTGAGGTCGATCCCGCGTCCCTCGAGGCCGGCCGGGGGATGGGCATGCGCGGCTGGCAGCTGTTGCTCCTCATTGAGCTGCCTCTGGCTCTCCCGGTCGTGATGGCGGGTATCCGGACGACCGCGGTGATGAGCATCGGGATCGCGGCGATCGCCTCCTACATCGGGGCGGGCGGGCTCGGCACGCTGATCTTCCAGGGGATCTCCAGAGTCGACAGCGTCCTGATCCTGGCCGGCGCGATCCCCGTCTCGCTGCTGGCGATCGCCACCGATGCGGCGCTGGCGGCTGTTGAACGGGGACTGAGGCCGTGGGCCGACGTCCGGCGCGCCACATCCTAA
- a CDS encoding ABC transporter permease, translating into MDTVGAILSFRWMILKLGIRHLEIVAVAVLLSTIIGIALGVLVSRRRDLAAVVVGAANLGQAIPSLAVLGLVIPFLGIGQAPTIFALVLRGTLPILNNTYAGVSSVDRAIVEASRGMGMRGWQVLVMIEFPLAFPVIMAGIRSATVVSISLATIAALIGSGGLGELIYQGLAMVDLNRLLAGSIPVALLAIAADALLGWAQRAATARAAAVGDQWGR; encoded by the coding sequence ATGGACACGGTCGGGGCCATCCTGTCATTTCGATGGATGATCCTCAAGCTGGGGATCCGTCATCTCGAGATCGTCGCCGTCGCCGTCCTCCTCTCCACGATCATCGGGATCGCGCTCGGCGTCCTGGTGAGCCGCCGGCGGGATCTCGCCGCGGTCGTGGTCGGGGCCGCCAACCTCGGGCAGGCGATCCCCAGCCTCGCGGTGCTCGGTCTGGTGATTCCGTTTCTCGGCATCGGCCAGGCGCCCACCATATTCGCCCTCGTGCTCCGGGGGACGCTGCCCATCCTCAACAACACCTACGCCGGGGTCTCGAGCGTTGACCGGGCGATCGTCGAGGCCAGTCGGGGCATGGGTATGCGCGGGTGGCAGGTGCTGGTCATGATCGAGTTCCCGCTGGCGTTTCCCGTGATCATGGCCGGGATTCGGAGCGCGACGGTCGTGAGCATCAGCCTCGCCACGATTGCCGCGCTGATCGGCTCCGGGGGCCTCGGCGAACTCATCTATCAGGGGCTCGCGATGGTCGACTTGAACCGCCTGCTCGCGGGCTCGATCCCCGTCGCGCTCCTGGCGATTGCCGCCGACGCCCTCCTCGGATGGGCGC